From the genome of Brassica oleracea var. oleracea cultivar TO1000 chromosome C4, BOL, whole genome shotgun sequence:
TGATCTAGAACAATTAACATAGAATGTATCAAGGTCATACGGCCCGGCGACAACTTCAAATTCGATTTCTAGGTTTTTTAGGGTTTCAGTTTAAACAAGATAAGCAATTCAGATTCAAGTTTAAAACAATCCCAATCATAGTTCTAGGCGATCAATCAAACACTCAAGTTTCAAATCAAAAATTAAAACCAATTTTCCAAATTAGGGTTTAGGAAATTTCGAAAACTTTGATCTTTGATCAAAGGGATTAGATTTGAGATTAAGGTTATGATTTTAATTGATCAATGGATCAATCTCGATTTAGTGTTTAGGGGATCAGACTTATTCGAGCTCCGATTTACTCTTTAGGGTTTGATCTATTATCCTATGGCTTTCATCTTAAGGATTAAATTTTAGGGTTTCAATCTTTACAAACAATCCAAATTCAATTCTCATGTTCTTAGAATTATGGTTAAATTTTTGTTTGCAGGTTGTTGAAACCGGACCACCAAGATGAACGGATGAACCTCGAGCTGAACACGGACGGACGCGAGCTGGTTGCTATCGGATCGTCATCGGATGCGAGCGGGACGCATCTGCTTCCTATCGGGTTCGCGAGTGGCTGCTTCCTATCGGGTTTGCAAGCGGCTGATCGGGAATGCGAGCTGGCTGATGGGGAACGCGAGCTGGTTGTGATGCGAACGGGAAGCTGAGGTCGTCTAGGATCAGGAACACCTTAGGGCTGAAGCTGATCGGATGGTGACGAGCTGGGACGTGAGCAAGAACGGATTAGGGTTCGTCGGGTTCGGATTAGGGTTCCAAAGCAAATCGGCGTGCACTGTATTGGGGCGTGAGGGCGCGTCGGTGGTCAGATCGACAAACGGTTTGCACTGAGCGATTCCTCTTGGCAAGAGCTTCGATTTGATATCTTGATCGTTTTCTGGGTCCTCACGGTTTGGGAGAACGACCCCTTTGACGTTCAGAGGTAGATTCTTTTCGTTTAGGGTTTTAGGGGTTTTGTTTTAGCCTTAGGGTGTTAGAGGCTATCGTGTTGATAACGTGTTGTAAAAGTATGGAGAATTTGTCTGTGTATTATTAATGATCAATGAGGGTTCCTTTATATAAGGATTACAAGATAGAAATAAATGGAAAATATACAAATCCTAATCCATCTAGATTTAGGATAACTACAAATATAAGGAAAATGAAATCTAGTAATATGGAAACCCTAAGTCGGCTATCTCTCTCTCTCTCTCCTAAGTCGGCCGCCTCTCTCTCTTGTCTCTCTCTAGGGTTTCGGCCATCTCTCTTCTAGGTATGAGCCGATTCTAAGTATGAGCCGGTTATGGACATTCATCACTTGATTTATTACAATTTCTAAACTTATCTTTGACATGTATAAAACTATAAAAGTAAAAAAGAAAACCTCTATTTTTATCTAAACTTCTATAGCTAGCGAAAACAACAAATCCAGTTAGCAGTTCCACAAATTGAGGTGCTTTGATAGGCAAGGAATTAGTGGTTCACGTCTGGAAGATAACTCCAAAAACGACTTTGTTCCAAAAATCACTCATCACGTGTGGGCCAACCACAGCGACGAAAAAAAACAATTATTTTGTTTTTTTTTATTGTTGTTTAATTTTAGAGGAAAATAGTAGTCTTTGGTTATATCCTCTCCGATCGATAGTTGCACAAGAAAAAGAATCCTCTCCGATCTTTCCGGGTAACCAGACGTTTCGGAGTTTTCTTTCACTTCCTCTGATAATTCCAGCAAATCCCGAGAAAATCATATAATACCGTTTTTTTTTTTGGCAAACTCATATAATACAGCTATTTTCTTTTATCTCCATCCTCCTATATCTACTTGTCACCCACATATTATTTTGCACTTTCTCCTCTCCTAGGATCTTCATGATTTGATTTGCAACATTACCAGAATCAATGATGAGCGACCTATATGGGTCAATCTTCACTAGATTCTGTTTTCTCTGAGAAATCATCTTTCTCTGAGACGTTTATCTCGCTTACAATCTGAAGATCCCCATATCGTTCTTTCTCTTTTACGTGTCGTGTGTTTTCGGTATGACTCGTCGTCACGTGATATTGATATCTGAAGAAAGAAGCTCTCCGCCCATGACAACGAAGATGAGCAAACACGCGGAGAGGAGGAAGGTGGGAGAAGTAGCGGGAGGAGCGGCGGCAGAGTGCGCGGCGGTGTGCTGCTGCTGCCCTTGCGCTGTGGTTAATTTGGTTGTTTTGGCTGTTTACAAGGTTCCCGCGGCTGTTTGTAAGAAAGCGTGGAAACGTAGCAAACGTCGACGTTTTATGATGAAACGACATGGTTTGCTTGCATCATCAGCGGCGAAAGGGAGAGAGAGCACCGTGCATGCAAGATTGAAGGAAGAAGATCTAACGGCTGAGATTGTTGTTATTGAGAAAAA
Proteins encoded in this window:
- the LOC106340900 gene encoding uncharacterized protein LOC106340900; this translates as MTRRHVILISEERSSPPMTTKMSKHAERRKVGEVAGGAAAECAAVCCCCPCAVVNLVVLAVYKVPAAVCKKAWKRSKRRRFMMKRHGLLASSAAKGRESTVHARLKEEDLTAEIVVIEKNEANCELNDVIMLEDEMLEHFYGAGFWRSPSQRDTESSGKF